A single window of Colletotrichum destructivum chromosome 9, complete sequence DNA harbors:
- a CDS encoding Putative corA, transmembrane region — MERDGAWLANGDYAQSVRSLCFSDPRLKQRDPKAQTQRVPFADDGVRVVKLGLKNGAFAREAEFDDPAALDVHLLAAASPAVTAARRSIYVVEGLGPGFAGVLGSRFGLHPSLFVEHERVVVHNLNGAGESDGVQLPSVVRGRGHLEMKYYEVVEFDRKPTSFRWVCAATGRHIGVSRDFRWDNSPDEVANYLNVGVVRRKCGVWSRRTEGGGWDCLVLCDPPVKSVRTGVDYKIEYPVKTRAYQGGYLDFVPEEEQMRVAREGRYRGPPRASMLEDLSFYLETHSGLVDTAEPDAAVGVFVKKIVASHFLKQTEHLRATLSAVQRGLTRKQDLAKMPMAKVEALWSDMQGWERRTGEYLEDLEGIMLQLGIPLSNPAPVADVADAAANAAWRDCAADFQFLHLRFRELRHRTETLNAAVTGLAGITGNRQAYKEQQRSIREAKSTKAVTLLGLVFIPLAYTSSLFGMEVPYGPGGEFFWIYFVTSAPLILVVLLGYYVLDFGYDDDGRAWSVVTFNKSMDERLGWFKRHNTEKRLFG, encoded by the exons ATGGAGAGAGACGGGGCTTGGCTTGCCAACGGCGACTACGCACAGTCTGTCCGCTCCCTCTGCTTCTCAGACCCCCGACTAAAGCAGCGAGACCCGAAGGCGCAGACCCAGCGCGTCCCCTTCGCAGACGACGGCGTGCGCGTCGTCAAGCTCGGCCTCAAGAACGGCGCCTTCGCCAGggaggccgagttcgacgacccggccgcccTGGATGTgcacctcctcgccgcggcgtcACCGGCTgtcaccgccgcccggcGGAGCATctacgtcgtcgagggcctcggcccgGGGTTCGCGGGCGTGCTCGGCTCGCGCTTCGGGCTGCACCCGTCCCTTTTCGTCGAGCACGAGCGCGTCGTCGTGCACAACCTCAACGGCGCGGGTGAGAGCGACGGCGTGCAGCTTCCGTCGGTCGTGCGGGGCCGGGGCCACCTCGAGATGAAGTACTACGAGGTCGTGGAGTTCGACAGGAAGCCGACGAGCTTCCGCTGGGTGTGTGCCGCCACGGGTAGGCATATCGGGGTGTCCCGGGACTTTCGTTGGGATAACTCGCCCGACGAGGTGGCGAATTACTTGAACGTCGGTGTCGTCAGGAGGAAGTGCGGCGTGTGGTCAAGGAGGACCGAAGGAGGCGGCTGGGATT GCCTCGTTCTCTGCGATCCTCCAGTCAAGAGCGTCCGCACAGGAGTTGATTACAAGATCGAGTATCCCGTCAAGACGCGCGCCTATCAGGGCGGCTATCTCGACTTCGTtcccgaggaggagcagatgCGCGTCGCCCGAGAGGGCCGCTATCGCGGACCCCCGCGGGCCTCAATGCTCGAGGACCTGTCCTTCTATCTCGAGACTCACTCGGGCCTTGTGGACACCGCGGAGCCGGATGCGGCtgtcggcgtcttcgtcaagaAGATTGTCGCGTCGCACTTCCTCAAGCAGACAGAGCACCTGCGCGCGACGCTCTCGGCGGTGCAGCGCGGGCTCACGCGCAAGCAGGACCTCGCGAAAATGCCCAtggccaaggtcgaggcccTCTGGAGCGACATGCAGGGATGGGAGCGGCGGACGGGGGAGtacctcgaggacctcgagggcATCATGCTCCAGCTCGGCATCCCGCTCTCGAacccggcgccggtggcggaCGTGGCAGATGCGGCAGCGAACGCGGCGTGGCGGGACTGCGCAGCCGATTTCCAGTTCCTCCACCTCCGGTTCCGGGAGCTGCGGCACCGCACCGAGACGCTCAACGCGGCGGTGACGGGGCTCGCGGGCATCACCGGCAACAGGCAGGCGTacaaggagcagcagcggaGCATCCGCGAGGCCAAGAGCACCAAGGCGGTGACGTTGCTTGGGCTCGTCTTCATCCCGCTCGCGTACACGAGCTCGCTCTTCGGCATGGAGGTGCCGTACGGGCCGGGCGGCGAGTTCTTCTGGATCTACTTCgtcacgtcggcgccgctgaTCCTGGTGGTGCTGTTGGGGTACTATGTGCTGGATTTCGggtacgacgacgacggcaggGCTTGGTCTGTGGTGACGTTTAACAAGTCGATGGATGAGAGACTGGGCTGGTTCAAGCGTCACAATACCGAGAAGAGGTTGTTTGGGTGA
- a CDS encoding Putative DNA replication checkpoint mediator, MRC1 domain-containing protein: MASEKPASRPPSASPAPEMMLSLKSRMEARLAATDTSSDDDEPRNNGRKSKTPPVRTQDSDSEEEVVFRPRGLLAAQLQGGTQPAGSDDEPETFLDRIKKRLGSAGEEDGDDAEDTTMGDADAEDEDDIPVAPRRLQRKQVRETTPTPTQNPEVQSSPGLFVSPDRQSPMKPTEATLADDGSDSDASLPSLTKSARFQALVERKRQERLAREAEVEKKRAERMERQQTTNADLFDDDEDAGNVSDITDDEGGRKLSQAVRPARRAGKKAVEEMQRETQRMARNMQLAHEAKTRKKFTKADFLQRFNYGAPAKPDTQTQQASNSSRPTSPVSAHQTDAEMKDPETPPSSPPVAKTASPVKLQEPTAVIQPPTFPQKHDNEEIPSLDDIFEASRRLDKGKGKAVASPPKGPAEETKPKRHVRVKLPVLSANHVVIDLDDDDDDLEIAGGKKSKLDAVFSKIPERKANESNSLHALRRLAQVGSPNKERKRKYEKPTITVGQLQLTLQQRARQQAKMEREKRLEYLKSKGIIVQTAEEREREMQDVEDIVTRARREAEEIMEREREAAKKEKKEKRKNGELDAWDDSDDEEWEASDAEEEGGAAVEVELSGSEDEQADDEDASDAEVEGVALFDNEADDSGSEHPEADDETLEDPAADSEDDLNLPTRNIRRSKKTQVISDDEDEDEDRVEATPRPKTATQHSPTAPSTKSPAVPTSVLRSAKKTFIPGLPVTGAAGLGLTQIFAGTMDDSQAALGTMPSQSPMPDFDSLPDSNLIGFTQEHDSMVFDSQGGDTQRAETQQESADGVHLHFSQTQVHGFDSLLHDEELTQVSIDATQDAGPQDYTPLKQRFVEPSSTIETMVLDKDGEVDSVQDSPLVRRGKLRRKIDVAAAVMDDEDNEDPRASPEMDEFGFRTTAFNVMQDAVKKQNALKKAQDYNRKKSKAKEMVVEQAEESEDEYAGLGGVDGEDSDDDDAASVKEMIDDEGGMTADDERKLAALYAERERASDEKMVDKLFHDVTTGMLRRKRGADYDLSDSDDGGEARRRMKRRQFQKMQQALFTDERIKKIAEKPGNQAFLRTIEDRGSDEEMDFLDFAPEPMETDSQSQSQEQQQQQQQQQQTVPDSQPLAANATNRPPASMRRTKDGRRPANLGEIRESVSSLLEDMNDVIPATDPNSDSEAEDDEEAMRPPATSSLSNKENCSPGRNPRRTNSRHQVVDRLTLKRQGSSTTSATSTTPAFAVSNAAGSASSGGSFKTPTLLRRATTNSSVLSSQGGIGVGASGAAPAAFSARGGGGGGFGDDGKIKKNASKRSGVSALARENERRAAVQENEKRREARKWKGAERRHQAVNGLFGAGKFE; encoded by the exons ATGGCTTCAGAGAAGCCCGCGTCGCGCCCACCCAGCGCAAGCCCGGCGCCAGAGATGATGCTCTCGCTGAAATCACGAATGGAGGCCCGACTGGCCGCCACCGACACCAGTtctgacgacgacgaacccaGAAATAACGGACGCAAGAGCAAAACACCCCCGGTGCGCACCCAGGATAGTGActctgaagaagaagtcgtTTTCCGCCCCAGAGGCCTGCTCGCTGCCCAGCTACAAGGCGGCACCCAGCCAGCAGGCTCGGACGACGAACCCGAGACATTCCTTGACCGTATCAAGAAACGGCTGGGATCCGCTGGTGAGGAGGAcggagacgacgccgaggacacAACCATGGGAGACGCAGACgcggaagatgaagacgacaTCCCCGTAGCGCCGCGAAGGCTGCAAAGGAAGCAAGTCAGAGAGACCACGCCAACACCGACCCAGAACCCCGAGGTGCAGTCGAGTCCTGGGCTCTTCGTGTCTCCGGACCGCCAATCACCCATGAAACCTACTGAAGCCACACTAGCCGACGATGGCTCAGATTCCGACGCGTCGCTCCCCTCATTGACCAAGAGCGCCAGGTTCCAGGCGTTGGTCGAGCGCAAGCGACAAGAGAGACTGGCCCGCGaggcggaggtcgagaagaaaCGCGCCGAACGCATGGAACGCCAGCAGACCACAAATGCCGAtctcttcgacgacgacgaggacgctgGCAACGTCTCCGAcatcaccgacgacgagggcggcagaAAGCTCAGCCAGGCCgtgaggcccgcaaggagGGCCGGCAAGAAGGCTGTCGAGGAGATGCAGCGTGAAACGCAGCGCATGGCGCGTAACATGCAACTCGCCCACGAGGCCAAGACTAGGAAGAAGTTCACCAAGGCCGACTTTCTCCAGCGCTTCAACTATGGAGCGCCGGCAAAGCCCGATACACAAACACAACAGGCCTCGAACTCGAGCCGTCCAACTTCACCTGTTTCGGCTCACCAGACTGATGCCGAGATGAAGGACCCCGAAACGCCGCCCAGTTCTCCTCCTGTGGCGAAGACCGCGTCCCCTGTTAAGCTTCAGGAACCAACGGCAGTTATTCAACCTCCCACCTTCCCCCAGAAACATGATAACGAAGAGATACCTTCGCTCGACGACATATTCGAGGCATCGCGGAGACTTgacaaaggcaaaggcaaggCCGTTGCCTCTCCCCCAAAGGGCCCTGCTGAGGAGACGAAGCCAAAACGCCATGTTCGCGTCAAGCTACCCGTCCTCTCGGCAAACCACGTAGTgatcgacctcgacgacgatgacgacgaccttgagaTTGCTGGCGGAAAGAAAAGCAAGCTCGATGCCGTTTTCAGTAAAATTCCGGAGAGGAAGGCCAACGAATCCAACTCCCTCCACGCCCTGCGTCGACTCGCCCAGGTTGGCTCACCCAACAAGGAAAGAAAGCGAAAGTACGAAAAGCCGACCATCACGGTTGGCCAGCTGCAGCTCACCCTGCAACAGCGAGCGCGCCAGCAGGCCAAAATGGAGCGCGAGAAGCGTCTTGAGTACCTCAAGTCCAAGGGCATCATCGTCCAGACCGCGGAAGAGCGTGAGCGCGAGATGCAAGACGTCGAAGACATTGTCACCAGGGCGAGGagagaagccgaggagaTCATGGAGCGTGAGCGAGAAGCCgcaaagaaggaaaagaaggagaagaggaagaacggcgagctcgacgcctGGGATGAcagcgatgacgaggagtGGGAAGCCTctgacgccgaggaggaagggggtgCGGCTGTTGAGGTCGAGCTTTCTGGTTCTGAAGACGAGCAGGCtgatgacgaagatgccTCGGACGCCGAGGTTGAAGGCGTCGCCCTGTTCGACAACGAAGCCGACGACAGTGGCTCGGAGCACCctgaagccgacgacgagaccttGGAGGATCCTGCTGCCGACTCTGAAGACGACTTGAACCTCCCCACAAGGAACATCCGCCGCTCGAAGAAGACCCAGGTCATTtctgacgacgaggatgaggatgaggacaGGGTTGAGGCGACGCCCAGACCGAAGACTGCGACCCAGCACTCTCCCACTGCACCCAGCACTAAGTCGCCCGCTGTCCCTACTTCGGTCCTGCGTTCCGCGAAGAAGACATTTATCCCTGGACTTCCCGTCACGGGAGccgctggcctcggcctcacCCAGATTTTCGCCGGCACCATGGACGACAGCCAAGCAGCTCTCGGTACCATGCCCTCTCAGTCGCCTATGCCGGACTTCGACAGCCTCCCCGACTCCAACCTGATCGGTTTCACCCAAGAGCACGACAGCATGGTTTTTGATagccagggcggcgacacGCAGAGAGCCGAGACGCAGCAGGAATCTGCGGACGGCGTGCACCTCCACTTTTCCCAGACCCAGGTACACGGCTTCGACAGTCTTCTgcacgacgaggagcttACTCAGGTCTCGATCGACGCCACGCAGGATGCTGGGCCCCAGGATTACACGCCTCTGAAGCAGCGCTTCGTCGAGCCTTCTTCGACCATCGAGACTATGGTTCTTGACAAGGACGGGGAAGTTGACTCGGTGCAAGACTCGCCCCTCGTTCGCAGGGGTAAGCTGCGCCGGAAGATCGACGTCGCTGCGGCGGtcatggacgacgaagacaaCGAAGATCCCAGGGCTAGTCCTGAAATGGACGAGTTCGGATTCAGGACGACAGCCTTCAACGTCATGCAAGATGCCGTCAAGAAGCAGAACGCGCTCAAGAAGGCACAGGACTACAACCgcaagaagagcaaggccaaggagatggtggtggagcaggccgaggagtcCGAGGACGAATATGCCGGCCTGGGgggtgtcgacggcgaggacagcgacgacgacgatgccgcctcCGTCAAGGAGATGATTGACGACGAGGGAGGCATGACTGCAGACGACGAACGCAAGCTGGCTGCTCTTTACGC TGAGCGTGAGCGCGCAAGCGACGAGAAGATGGTGGACAAGCTCTTCCACGACGTCACGACGGGCATGCTCCGGCGCAAACGCGGCGCCGACTATGACctctcggactcggacgacggcggcgaggcgcgaCGACGGATGAAGCGCCGGCAGTTCCAAAAGATGCAGCAGGCCCTCTTCACGGACGAGCGCATCAAGAAAATTGCCGAGAAGCCCGGCAACCAGGCCTTCCTCCGCACCATTGAGGACCGCGGcagcgacgaggagatggacTTCCTCGACTTCGCGCCCGAGCCGATGGAGACGGACTCtcagtcccagtcccaggagcagcaacagcaacagcaacagcaacagcagacGGTGCCGGACAGCCAGCCACTCGCAGCAAACGCGACGAACAGGCCGCCCGCCAGCATGCGCCGGACCAAAGATGGGAGAAGACCCGCCAACCTCGGCGAGATCCGCGAGTCCGTGTCAAGCTTGCTGGAGGACATGAACGACGTCATCCCGGCCACGGATCCGAACTCGGAtagcgaggccgaggacgacgaggaggcgatGCGTCccccggcgacgtcgtcccTTAGCAACAAGGAAAACTGTTCGCCCGGCAGGAACCCGCGCCGTACGAACTCGCGCCACCAAGTCGTCGACCGCCTCACGCTCAAGCGCCAAGGCTCATCCACCACGTCCGCGACCTCGACTACGCCCGCCTTCGCGGTGTCCAACGCCGCCGGGTCCGCTTCCTCGGGCGGGAGCTTCAAGACCCCGACGCTCCTCCGCCGTGCGACGACAAATTCTTCTGTCCTCAGCTCGCAGGGCGGCATCGGTGTGGGGGCATCAGGCGCCGCGCCCGCGGCGTTCTCTGcgcggggcggcggcggcggcgggttcggcgacgacggcaagatcaAGAAGAACGCGAGCAAGCGGTCCGGCGTCAGCGCGCTGGCGAGGGAGAACGAGCGGCGCGCGGCGGTGCAGGAGAACGAGAAGCGGAGAGAGgcgaggaagtggaagggcGCCGAGAGGCGGCACCAGGCTGTCAACGGGCTCTTCGGGGCGGGCAAGTTTGAGTGA
- a CDS encoding Class II Aminoacyl-tRNA synthetase/Biotinyl protein ligase (BPL) and lipoyl protein ligase (LPL) — protein sequence MLDLQDFIKERGGDPEKIRDSQRRRHAPIEIVDEVIALWDDHRKTQYSATQIGSEINAVQKEIGMKKKNKENADDLLKKKEDLQKQKKDKEDEATAKLVTLNAKAKSIGNYVHESVPISDNEDNNVTEREWKPEAGLGPKTEQTLSHHQVVTRLAGYDSERAIKLVGHRGYCLTGYGLFLNQALINYGLEFLFNRGYTPNQPPFFMNRNQMAKTAQLEQFDEELYKVTGDGEEKYLIATSEQPLSALHSEEWIQGSQLPIKYAGYSTCFRKEAGKHGKEAWGLFRVHQFEKIEQFIFCKPEDSWKHFDEMIGASEEFYKSLGLPYRVVSIVSGALNNAAAKKYDLEAWFPFQQEYKELVSCSNCTDYQTRELEVRYGVKKAKEAPGGGRKEYVHALNATLCATERTLCCILENYQTPDGFKVPEVLRKYIPGQPEFLPYVAELPKEITVVAGQKKK from the exons ATGCTCGACCTTCAGGATTTCATCAAggagcgcggcggcgacccggaGAAGATCCGCGACTcccagcgccgtcgccatgcGCCCATCGAGAttgtcgacgaggtcatTGCCTTGTGGGATG ACCACCGCAAGACCCAGTACTCGGCGACGCAGATTGGCAGTGAGATCAACGCCGTGCAGAAGGAGATTggcatgaagaagaagaacaaggagaacgccgacgacctgctcaagaagaaggaggaccTGCAGAAacagaagaaggacaaggaggacgaggccacCGCAAAGCTCGTCACTCTCAACGCCAAGGCAAAGAGCATCGGCAACTACGTCCACGAGTCCGTCCCCATCAGCGATAACGAGGACAACAACGTCACCGAGCGCGAGTGGAagcccgaggccggcctcggccccaAGACAGAGCAGACGCTCTCCCACCACCAGGTCGTCACGCGCCTGGCGGGCTACGACTCCGAGCGCGCCATTAAGCTTGTCGGTCACAGAGGCTACTGCTTGACCGGCTACGGACTGTTCCT CAACCAGGCGCTTATTAACTACGGTCTCGAGTTCCTCTTCAACAGGGGCTACACGCCCAACCAGCCCCCCTTCTTCATGAACCGCAACCAGATGGCCAAGACCGCCCAGCTCGAGCAgttcgacgaggagct GTACAAGGTGACGGgtgacggcgaggagaagtATCTCATTGCCACCAGCGAGCAGCCTCTCTCCGCCCTGCACAGCGAGGAGTGGATCCAGGGCAGCCAGCTGCCCATCAAGTATGCCGGTTACAGCACGTGCTTCCgcaaggaggccggcaagcA CGGCAAGGAGGCCTGGGGCCTGTTCCGTGTTCACCAGTTCGAGAAGATTGAGCAGTTCATCTTCTGCAAGCCCGAGGACAGCTGGAAGCACTTTGACGAGATGATTGGCGCCTCGGAGGAGTTTTACAAGAGCCTGGGCCTGCCCTACCG GGTCGTTTCCATCGTATCCGGAGCTCT caacaacgccgccgccaagaagtACGACTTGGAGGCTTGGTTCCCCTTCCAGCAGGAGTACAAGGAGCTCGTCTCCTGCTCCAACT GCACGGACTACCAGAcccgcgagctcgaggttCGCTACGGTGTCAAGAAGGCGAAGGAA gcccccggcggcggccgcaaGGAGTACGTCCACGCCCTCAACGCC ACCCTCTGCGCCACCGAGCGCACCCTCTGCTGCATCCTCGAGAACTATCAGACGCCCGATGGTTTCAAGGTCCCCGAGGTGCTGCGCAAGTACATCCCCGGCCAGCCCGAGTTCCTGCCCtacgtcgccgagctgcccAAGGAGATCactgtcgtcgccggccagaagaagaaatAG
- a CDS encoding Putative tetratricopeptide-like helical domain superfamily, tetratricopeptide, SHNi-TPR: protein MMADTTDQATIAAEAPAVEVVANLETQQGAPAPAQQDTPATVGEESEEDSNSKKVTLADYSAKGTALYAKKQYEDAAECFTRAAELQDEINGEMHPKNAEILFLYGRSVFKVGQSKSDVLGGKAGTDKKAEKPKAKAPKKAAATTAPTDALAESDAQRITEEGVAIVAGEGGSAKTEDKVEEKKPLFQFTGDENFDDESDDEEAEGEGEGEGEEEEEDDLAVAFGVLDMARVLYSRQLEELEKEEPNGKALEQTNGDKLSIKHVKERLADTHDLLAEISYPDAIEDSRKSLKYKKELYTDDSEIIAEAHFKLSLALEFASVTTTQEEGEQAENKPFDEKLREEAANELEAAIRSTKLKLQNKEVELATMASPEDNEVTRATITDVKDMIADMEQRLVDLRKPPIDVNAALGGDGVGGILGAALGESAAQTQARVEEAKKTATDLTGLVRKKNKEEPKPVEKSVEEVKATEISANGEESNGTKRKAEEPAEEDESAKKAKVEEAATASV from the exons ATGATGGCCGATACAACGGATCAAGCTACGATCGCCGCTGAGGCCCCAGCTGTGGAGGTTGTCGCAAACCTGGAGACCCAGCAAGGTGCGCCCGCGCCGGCCCAACAGGACACGCCAGCCACCGTAGGCGAAGAATCTGAGGAGGACTCCAACTCCAAAAAGGTGACCCTGGCAGACTACTCTGCCAAAGGCACAGCGCTTTATGCCAAGAAGCAGTACGAAGATGCTGCCGAATGCTTCACGAGGGCAGCCGAACTGCAGGACGAAATCAACGGCGAGATGCATCCCAAGAACGCCGAGATTCTGTTCCTCTACGGTCGCAGTGTCTTCAAGGTCGGCCAAAGCAAGAGCGATGTACTGGGAGGCAAGGCCGGCACCGAtaagaaggccgagaagcccaaggccAAGGCTCCCAAGAAGGCCGCAGCCACGACCGCCCCGACCGATGCGCTTGCCGAGTCCGATGCGCAGAGAATAACTGAGGAGGGTGTTGCGATTGTCGCAGGCGAGGGGGGCAGTGCGAAGACGGAGGAtaaggtcgaggagaagaagcctcTCTTCCAGTTCACGGGCGACGAAAACTTCGACGATGAGTCGGATGACGAAGAG gccgagggcgaaggcgaaggcgaaggggaagaggaagaagaggacgaccTCGCTGTCGCGTTTGGTGTCCTCGACATGGCCCGCGTTCTCTACAGCCGGCAGTTGGAGGAattggagaaggaggagcccAACGGCAAGGCCCTGGAGCAGACCAACGGTGATAAGCTGAGCATCAAGCACGTCAAGGAGCGGCTCGCCGACACACATGAtctcctcgccgagatctC ATACcccgacgccatcgaggatTCGCGCAAGTCGCTGAAATACAAGAAAGAGCTGTACACCGACGATTCCGagatcatcgccgaggcgcATTTCAAGCTGTCGCTGGCACTCGAATTCGCCTCGGTCACAACCACTCAGGAGGAGGGTGAGCAGGCAGAGAACAAGCCCTTTGATGAGAAGctgcgcgaggaggccgcgaACGAGCTCGAGGCTGCCATCCGCAGCACGAAGCTGAAGCTGCAGAACAAGGAGGTTGAGCTCGCCACCATGGCATCTCCCGAGGACAACGAGGTCACCAGGGCTACTATTACCGACGTCAAGGACATGATCGCAGATATGGAGCAGCGC CTCGTCGATCTCCGCAAGCCGCCCATCGATGTCAATGCTGCGCtcggtggcgatggcgtcggtgGAATTCTGGGCGCGGCACTCGGCGAGTCGGCCGCCCAGACCCAGGCTCGCGTTGAGGAAGCCAAAAAGACGGCGACGGATCTCACCGGCCTTgtcaggaagaagaacaaggagGAGCCCAAGCCCGTCGAGAAGTCGGTTGAAGAGGTGAAGGCGACTGAGATTTCGGCCAACGGCGAAGAGTCCAACGGCACTAAGCGCAAGGCTGAGGAGCCTGCTGAGGAGGACGAAtcggccaagaaggcgaaggtcgaagaggcggcgacggcctcggtctGA
- a CDS encoding Putative Rab-GAP-TBC domain-containing protein has protein sequence MFSSSGSGKKPSQPQEMVQVDRSDSASPFWKPPPRENAPKRTGRDPNLVVGAAYSHADILKFDSLNLSNSSSRPKTPPSSHSTKGRPSDASPPSRPQSGLSSPPIKSYINFLSNTNDDWKADEDEEDMMGYEDDDGDDFGLPSLSNMKRRTRKMAAQNRPDANGGLSPMVDSFGGLGLHTRRYSNSADIAIERPAPTYPMPKKSEGKILRPQYKEILRDPANALHLIDHPAIPANATPKEIDAANSRITRINKFKKLLQASTIPLQELRQLAWSGVPQEVRAMTWQLLLSYLPTNSERRVATLERKRKEYLDGVRQAFERGGSVSGGGSSSSTAPPGKARGLDEAIWHQISIDVPRTNPHIELYSYEATQRSLERILYLWAVRHPASGYVQGINDLVTPFWQVFLSTYIADSNIESGMDPGQLPKPVLDAVEADSFWCLTKLLDGIQDHYIVAQPGIQRQVAALRDLTARIDAGLAKHLEKEHVEFIQFSFRWMNCLLMREISVRNTIRMWDTYLAEEQGFSEFHLYVCAAFLVKWSDKLVKMDFQEIMMFLQSLPTKSWTEKDIELLLSEAFIWQSLFKGSSAHLRGQPSRTPSANMQL, from the exons ATGTTCTCCTCTTCAGGGAGTGGGAAGAAGCCCTCGCAACCG CAGGAGATGGTCCAAGTCG ACCGCTCAGA TTCTGCATCACCGTTTTGGAAACCGCCCCCACGCGAAAACGCACCGAAAAGAACAGGTCGCGATCCCAATCTGGTGGTTGGAGCTGCATATTCGCACGCCGACATCCTCAAGTTCGACTCTCT GAACCTCTCCAACTCCTCGTCCCGACCGAAAACTCCTCCGTCATCTCACTCTACCAAAGGCCGCCCAAGCGATGCCTCCCCCCCGTCGCGTCCCCAATCAGGCCTGTCGTCGCCTCCGATAAAGAGCTATATCAACTTCCTCTCCAATACGAACGATGACTGGAAGGcggacgaagatgaggaggacatGATGGGTtacgaggacgacgatggcgacgacttTGGCTTGCCTAGCCTGTCCAACATGAAGAGGCGAACGCGCAAGATGGCCGCGCAAAACAGACCGGACGCAAACGGAGGTCTGTCGCCAATGGTTGACTCATTCGGCGGGCTAGGCTTGCACACCAGGAGATATTCGAACAGCGCGGATATCGCCATCGAGCGACCTGCTCCGACGTATCCTATGCCAAAGAAGAGCGAGGGAAAGATCCTGCGGCCACAATACAAGGAAATACTGAGGG ATCCCGCAAACGCCTTGCATCTAATCGACCATCCCGCCATACCGGCCAATGCGACGCCAAAGGAGATTGACGCCGCCAATTCCAGGATAACTCGCATCAATAAGTTCAAGAAGCTTCTCCAGGCCTCGACAATACCATTACAGGAACTTCGCCAACTCGCTTGGTCCGGCGTTCCCCAAGAAGTCCGCGCAATGACATGGCAGCTTCTTTTGAGCTATTTACCAACAAACAGCGAGAGAAGAGTAGCAACCCTGGAAAGAAAGCGGAAAGAGTATCTGGATGGAGTGCGGCAGGCCTTCGAGCGCGGTGGTAGTGTCTCTGGTGGTGGCAGCAGCTCAAGCACTGCGCCGCCAGGAAAAGCCAGAGGCTTGGATGAGGCAATCTGGCATCAGATCAGCATCGACGTTCCGAGGACGAATCCCCACATCGAGCTCTATTCGTACGAAGCGACTCAACGGTCACTGGAGCGGATTTTGTATCTTTGGGCTGTGCGACATCCAGCCAGTGGCTACGTGCAGGGCATCAATGATCTAGTGACGCCCTTCTGGCAGGTCTTTTTGAGCACCTACATTGCCGATTCTAACATAGAATCTGGCATGGATCCCGGTCAGCTGCCGAAACCGGTGTTGGACGCTGTGGAGGCCGACTCGTTTTGGTGTTTGACAAAACTCCTTGACGGCATTCAAGACCACTATATTGTGGCCCAGCCAGGCATCCAAAGGCAAGTTGCTGCCCTCCGTGATCTCACGGCGCGGATTGATGCCGGGCTGGCGAAGCATTTGGAAAAGGAGCATGTCGAGTTCATCCAGTTCAGCTTTCGGTGGATGAACTGTCTTTTGATGCGGGAGATAAGTGTACGAAATACGATCAGGATGTGGGATACATACTTG gccgaggagcaaGGTTTCTCGGAATTCCATCTATATGTGTGCGCGGCTTTCCTGGTCAAATGGTCGGATAAGCTGGTCAAGATGGATTTCCAGGAAATAATGATGTTTCTGCAAAGCTTGCCCACAAAATCATGGACGGAAAAGGACATCGAGTTGCTGTTGAGTGAGGCTTTCATTTGGCAGAGTCTCTTCAAGGGGTCATCAGCGCATTTGAGAGGACAGCCAAGCCGTACGCCCTCGGCAAACATGCAGTTGTAA